AGCATAGCATTACCAAAGGTGTCATGACTTCACTTGTGTGCAAGTGGACTCAGAGGTGCCTGCTCATAGATAGCTCCTTTCACTCTCTCTAGCTGCCTTCATGGGCTATTCCTGTTAAGACCCTAACGATTAATACTTGTCTCTTAATCCTGTTTtcccaaaatgtatttatttgcctaAGAGTAAGTATTTAAGATAGTTGCTGTTGGAGGGAAGGAATAGAGGAGATAGGGCATCAGGTATGTTTTAAGAGGACAATAAAATAGGTGGAAATGTTTGGGTAAGAAAGCATATAGAAAAGTATGTCAGTTCTCCCAACTTTTAAAACGGTCtcccttttctgtgttttgtgtcCTGCTTCTTGacacctctcttttttttctcttcctagagATGAAGTACAGCTCAAGACCACCTACAGCAAATCCAATGGGCAGCCCAAGAGTATAGGCTCTGCCTCTCCTGGCCCAGGCCAGCCGCCTCTCAGCAGCCCCACAAGGGGCGGAGTCAAGAAGGTGTCAGGGGTGGGTGGTACCACCTATGAGATTTCCGTGTGAGCCTTCCGCAACTCCCTTCCCCCCACGCCTCTGCGCCTACACCAAAGGGCCCCAGGTGGCCACCTTCCTTTCCTCAAggggctcccctcccctgcatggacatttttttaaaccaccgaTTCCAAGAGGATGACGAGCGTTTTATAAAatgcagtggggtggggagttggAGAGTTGGGGCCCTGAGACTGGGGTAGCAACCCCCTTCACCTTTTAAGACCTTCCCTTCTTTAACTCCTGGACCAGACTCAGTGGACATTTGTGCAATTGCTCGCCCTGGAGGGAACCAGATCATTTTTAaaccagaaataattttttttattattgttacggattctatttttttcctctctgcgTTACcaggtgtgtgtgtacatatatatatatatatatatatatatacatatatatatatattataaatatcaaagaaattatatatcTATCCTGGGATGGGAAAATGAGGGAGGGATATCTAGAAGGAGGGGTATCTTACTCTTCCCACTCCTCAGACCAGCAGGAAAGAAGTGGGGACATCCATTGAAGTCTTCCTTTTCCCAGTGGTTCCCTCTCTTTTGTCCCAGTTACCAACTAAGGAAACCGCACCCCACTGCTATTGGTGCGTAGTAATCAGGAAAGAAACCTTGGGAGAGGCGAGTCTGGGGTCTTGGTCAGAGGAGGGAAGGACTTGGAGAGGAGAGTTAGTTTTCTAGGTTCATTGGCACTTAGTTTCCCCAGGAAAGGGGTCACAGCCCCATgactttggtggtggtggggagatcAGGAAAAGAGCTTGGCTGAGCTCCAGGAACAATATTGGataatcccccccaccccttcttggGGGAGAGGGATTAGGGCGGGGCTTCTTTAGTCCCCTCAGAgccttcccccaactcacatggttaacattatttttaaatccaaggCCGGGAGAGATGAATCCAAAAAGCAATATTTTTCATCACATGCCAAAAATGGGATAGAGAGAAGGAGTGGCAGGCCTAGGCCCCTCCGATTGTCCCTTGGGGGTTACCCCTCAGCCCACCTCAGTATGGTGCTGGGTAGTGGGGGTACCTGGGTTCTAACCTCTAAATAGGGGAGACCCCAGCCTCTAGATAGaggcccttttattttttattctgattaGCCATTTTAAACcaacaaggaataaaaagaaatcctgatCTAACCAGCTCCCCCTGACTTGTGTTATTTTGTCTGGTTAAGGCAAGGTGAATGATCTCTGGTGGAAAGTCTCAAAGAAAACCTCAGAAGCTTCTGGCCCACCTTTAGGCAGGACTGTAGTGGAAGTAACCACTTAAAACAGCAGgtcctgtttttattttggtgatttAATGCAAAAATTCCTAGAAGACACCTTTTGTGACCACCTAAGCTCTTTGTCTTTTCAAGGCTTAGAGAACTCTTTACTGCTACAGTTAACAGAATTTTGTCTCTGGGAAGTAAAGCTCTTTGGATGTAGCCAGAGGTGAGACCGTGGATGATGGAGGGATGAAAGCCTGTTAGAGGCAGACTGCCTGGATATGGCTGGCACTTTAATATGATAGCTCATGGTGTCTCTTCTGTTTGTCCAAAGCAAAGGCTATGCCCTAATTTTAAATAGGCTGCCTCAGACACAAAATCTCTGGAAACTGGCCAGAACCCATTATTTTCACTGTCCATGACATAAGCATATACAGTCTTGCACTGAAATGCTAGATTAAACCTGTAGCTGAATGAATGGTTTTCCACCTACTGATGGAGTAACAACCTTGGCTCATAGCAACAGATTTCAGCtgttctttcaaatttatttaaagtcAGATTACAATAGCTTGGGTTTTCTCATGGACATTTCCAGTTACCTGGCCTGCTGTAAAGACTGAAGGAATCTCACATTCTGCTAGTTTAGGCTGCCTTTTTGTGGCTATCTTAGAAGcttagaaatgtttttctatcAGCCTAAGTTTCAGTATCTTAACTAAGGAATGAGGCAGGTCAGAGAGTCCattaagaaaaaagcatttaCCTTTGCTTGCCggagatttaagaaaaaataaataaataaaaataaaaaccacaggcTTCACCAGGAATCAACCTTGCTGAAATACACTGGTGATTGTGGGTGCTTTTTCAGTTGGCTATTCTGTTTAACACAAAACTGATCTAGAAGACAGATAAGCCTTAACTGGATCGGCTCTTCTGGTGGGGGCTCATCCAGGTGCTTGGCTCTCCCCATGATGGGCAGAGTGTTACATGTCCGCCGTGGACAGGTATTAGCAAGCTCTGCCTCACTTGTGTACCATGTTCTCCACTCTCATTTTGGTGGTCTTCCTGCCAACTAATTAATGTAATGATAGGACCCAAACTCTCCTCAGATCTCTTGAGTGCCCTGGCTTAAACCTGACTCTCACATGGAAAGGCACTTACCTCTTAACAGGCAGCCACAGTTCAGCCAGTTtgataaatgcaaaaaaatttttttaaagaaaaaccctAACAGATCAATGTCCTAAATCAGACCAATTGCACaaaagagatgaaaggaaagcttcctgggagaggaagagatgtCCGTGAGAAAGCCAACTGGGCTGAGCCTTACAAAAGCATGGCCCTTCTCTCACATAATGCGTTAATCTTAGCCCAGCACAGTCAGAGCTGGCATCTGTCCCGGTTGCAGGGGATGCTTCCGTGGCAGTGTCCGAGCTGGAGGGCAGCTTTTGTCAGCAGGCTCAGTCCAGCAGGAACAGCCATCCCAGTAGAGTCCTGTTAGcggaggctgctgctgctgctggcctgaGAACTGCCCACGCCTGGATGATCTGGACTGTGTCGGTTCTGGGGAAGACAAGGAAAGAGGGGTAAGAGAACAACTAGGAAGTGGCCTTGGCCTTGATCGGCGCTGTACAGGAAAAAACTGCAACATGCCCTGGATTTTCAGTCTTGGGTTCTACCTGAGGGAAAGGACCGTTGACGACAGGGTGAGACAGGGAGACTCCATGGCCTGCAGGAGCAGGTCCCTACcctaccttctttttcttcttctctttcttcttcctcttccgtTCAGGatcctcctcttttttctttttcttcttcttgtgatCAGAATCAGATGGTGTTTCTGTAGGAGACGGTATGTGCCTATCAAAATTCCTTACCGTAGAGCTCAAAATTCCCTACTACTTGGAACTCAAGACCACAGGAAAACCTAGTCAAGGGCAACTTCTCTTCTAAAGGCCAGAAAGGATCGGGAGTCCCTGCTACAGCACCATTCCAACTTTCTCCTTGCCCAGGAGACCTACCTGCAGGAAACATTAATTACCTTTATACCAGTTTAAAGAGAATTTGGGAGTCCAGGGCTCTGTAAGGAACCTAACTGGGTTTTTAACTGCGGAAGGTCCAACCAGATCCAGGGTTTCTGGCTTTGACCAGAAGTGCTTCTTACCTGGTGGGACAGGATCCTGGGTACGGCTCTGTTTGTGCTTGTGCTTATTCTTCTTCTTGGGAGGCTGAATATGCATCAGACGACACTGCTCTGGTAACTGAAGGAACCAAAGGAAGGTCCAGGTGAGTGGAGGGAGGAAATGCCCTGCTCCCATCTGTTTTGCTCAGTACATTATAAAGGAACAGACTTGGACAAAAAAACCACCTCCACGCCTTTCAGGCCTCCCCATttgccttcttcctctgggagAGGGGACTCACCGGGCCAGTGTGGAGGCGGAAGCCAGCCAGCATGGTCCCTGTGATAGGATTAAAAGAACCACCAAGAATAGGGGGTTTCTCGATGAGGGAGCGGAGGCTGCTGTTATCATGGGAACCAGGCAGATCAATCATCCCTGGCAGGTCAGGCAGGAAGTTACTTAGCTTCTCCTTCACCTTCTTCCCACAGAATTTATTATAGGAATGTTCCAGGTTGTAGTGTGTGATCAGATTGGTGCTGCCTGTCAGCTCGGTGCTACCtagaggacacagggagaagaacaacaaaaaaatactagTCCCAACAGGAGAGAATTTTTAAGTCACCCAGAGGGAAAGTGAAGGACTAGATTTTAGACTAAATAATCTTTTAAGTGAGAATTACaaagacttaaatttattttttaaagaaacaagcaaaattataaataatgaacACTAAAAATACATATAGTATGGTAAGTTGCAACAAGGAGAAAAATCCACAAACTTCGAAAGAGGGCAGAGATGGAAACCATCCCAAAGAAACAGACACTCTCCCCAACTTAGACTCACCACAATAATCACTTACATGATGCTAACTCTGTGCTGAACACTGTTCCGAGTGCTTTTCATATAATATACTAATGATTAATTATACTCTCTGACACAGCAGGGTATTACCTCAAAGCTCAGCTACCAGCAATGTAAGAGCCAAATATGACCCAATGGCTTGAGTGTCTGGtcaaggactcttttttttttaaaactagcaAGAAATACTACCTTTACCTaggaaatgggattttttaaGATACTGCTGACTAACTTGTTACCACTATCTCTATTACTCATAAGCCCAAGTATAATGCTCTGCCTCAAAGAAAGATATGTC
This DNA window, taken from Lutra lutra chromosome 10, mLutLut1.2, whole genome shotgun sequence, encodes the following:
- the MED19 gene encoding mediator of RNA polymerase II transcription subunit 19, producing the protein MKTTDARHPDRAGVEKTMENFSALFGAQADPPPPPTALGFGPGKPPPPPPPPPGGGPGTAPPPTATTAPPGADKSAAGCGPFYLMRELPGSTELTGSTNLITHYNLEHSYNKFCGKKVKEKLSNFLPDLPGMIDLPGSHDNSSLRSLIEKPPILGGSFNPITGTMLAGFRLHTGPLPEQCRLMHIQPPKKKNKHKHKQSRTQDPVPPETPSDSDHKKKKKKKEEDPERKRKKKEKKKKKNRHSPDHPGVGSSQASSSSSLR